One segment of Dolichospermum sp. DET69 DNA contains the following:
- a CDS encoding response regulator — translation MQPEQQQRILGYFLEEAREHLNTIEQGLLNLQSTLNDSEMINEVFRAAHSIKGGAAMLGLSSIQHTSHQLEDCFKILKEHPIQVDQRLESLLLDICDTLKALIDNLGNPFGLSEEKAQALMSKTEPVMQWLNEHIEILLKQGNGGAKSFNNSPVTRLQLDVAVPTQVQKLPITTKQNQDWTEFQTQVLQILREMLQQFKQTNLGNSRENLQECCYQLAKIGRDLNLSNWCGLCESAALAISNPNNSYLTLAKIIITEIKQAQELVLQNRDAEIAISQQLETLFPLLQRSLLEFEETATGETLFTDSTELNLESVASVNITNTIEFTDQPLFNHHQSIFTHNSSEIGLSELNTLADLFEGDTPDLDDTWQQEEILEVGANGRSPLPITNSEVENNNHDLADLLFFEDDDNQAITANHQEDLTLFFDESFLETENISLSNLQQSTVNFQPIESSNLLSNNTDSQFPSDDVLLELISISRESRQPNPEDGATSNNKLKELLTFTADDELLFTAETTESENLAILEPATESEISFDNSFLLEDQYAGDTEPANLAISETATESEISFDSFLLEDQDAGDAEPENLAILETATESEISFDNSFLLEDQYAGDTEPENLAISETATKSEISFDSFLSAAENAKDKVNKDANSTAEIIPTTIKISKTKPPAPESLSLNNIFAELEKNTPLSISEIDDLFSTPEITTNLANSVDNLDNFWDDLNTTNSESTASGNQDVAKELEESLFSASVENVAKNQQSTRSNSLNKKEFDLIFQEQEQSFDLFFTSDTDSGAQATDNLFDDVIATNSSFSNVPIVESRELFLPEINNFSQSPEELNSIPEFTYQSPEKTANIPLVEILEDSNDDNLILLAAEITSSSSDVSEDLITNTDRNDLAIFAEAESNLDFTVHFAEFNLELESDSTTELAADVFVVGETSTELEWENLVEESSLDEFAGIEALLNEPTKENLVEESSLDEFAGIEALLNEPAKENLVEESSLDEFAGIEAFLAAASGEITNQESIEDEDFAALEALLGENEDNKLEIISPPPAIIQPAVIKSQNSFSDLGLEDEFSELEDLLEQADKTISSSSATSQKTSNSKIPRPMTRRTIKEESMKIPVKQLDDMSNLVGELVVNRNTLEQDHERLRQSLDSLLVQVQHLSDVGVRMQQYYERSLLEASLLSSRRSRESDNSSGHSHNRGFSEIEMDRFTPFHSLAQEMIEFIVRVRESASDIDFVTEETEQVARQLRQATSQLQEGLTKARMVPFNQAIDRLRRGVRDNAIRYGKQVELVTEGVDTLVDKMILDHLTDPLTHMVNNAIAHGIETPEVRQAGGKSPVGIISIRALQQGNQTIISVSDDGAGIDHQKVKNKAVKKGILTPEQAKTISRIETYELLFLPNFSTADEVDDIKGRGVGMNVVHNDISEIRGTVGTDSKLGQGTTFTIRLPLTLSICKALFCICDRTRIAFPMDGVEDTLNISAKNIQQDADGESFIVWRETILPFKPLKEILVFNRQLSRGNVYGTKTEDDMISVIIVRSGNTMIALQIDQVLSEQEIVIKQFEGPAPKPSGVAGATVLGDGMIMPIADVLEIIDIFQGKMSKHIGGNWQHPGLPSIKVVPAEKIETTVLIVDDSITVRELLSLTFTKAGYRVEQARDGQEAWDKLRSGLPCDIVFCDIEMPRCDGLEFLSRIQKDGSFGHLPIAMLTSRGADKHRQMALQLGASGYFTKPYLEEALLEAASRMLKGENLVATT, via the coding sequence ATGCAGCCGGAACAACAACAACGGATTTTAGGTTACTTTCTCGAAGAAGCTAGAGAACACCTGAACACCATCGAACAGGGCTTACTGAATCTCCAAAGTACCCTGAACGATTCAGAAATGATTAATGAAGTCTTCCGTGCAGCCCACTCTATCAAAGGTGGTGCGGCTATGTTGGGTTTGAGTAGTATTCAACACACATCCCACCAACTTGAGGATTGCTTCAAAATTCTGAAAGAACATCCTATTCAAGTAGACCAAAGGTTAGAATCTTTACTTCTGGATATATGTGATACCTTAAAAGCTCTAATAGACAATCTTGGCAATCCCTTTGGGTTATCAGAGGAAAAAGCTCAAGCTTTGATGTCTAAAACTGAACCAGTCATGCAATGGCTGAATGAGCATATAGAAATACTGTTAAAGCAGGGAAATGGTGGAGCAAAAAGCTTCAATAACTCACCTGTGACCCGTTTACAACTAGATGTAGCTGTTCCCACACAGGTACAGAAGTTACCTATAACAACTAAACAAAATCAGGATTGGACAGAGTTTCAAACTCAAGTGTTACAAATCCTTCGGGAAATGTTGCAACAGTTTAAACAAACTAACTTAGGGAATTCTCGCGAAAATTTGCAAGAATGCTGTTACCAATTAGCAAAAATTGGCAGAGACTTAAATTTATCAAATTGGTGCGGTTTGTGTGAATCGGCAGCCCTGGCTATATCCAATCCTAATAATAGTTATCTGACTTTAGCCAAAATTATTATTACTGAGATTAAACAGGCTCAAGAATTAGTTCTCCAAAATAGAGATGCGGAAATTGCTATTAGTCAACAATTAGAAACTCTGTTCCCGCTCCTACAACGGTCGTTATTGGAATTCGAGGAAACAGCAACTGGGGAAACTTTATTTACAGACTCAACAGAACTAAATTTAGAATCAGTAGCATCAGTAAATATCACTAACACAATTGAATTTACTGATCAACCTTTGTTTAATCATCATCAATCAATCTTCACTCACAATTCTTCAGAGATCGGACTTTCTGAGTTAAACACTCTTGCTGATTTATTTGAAGGTGATACACCTGATTTAGATGATACTTGGCAACAAGAAGAAATACTAGAAGTAGGAGCGAACGGCCGTTCGCCCCTACCAATTACCAATAGTGAAGTTGAAAATAATAATCATGATTTAGCTGATTTACTCTTCTTTGAAGATGACGATAACCAGGCAATAACTGCAAATCATCAAGAGGATTTAACTCTCTTCTTTGATGAAAGTTTCTTAGAAACGGAGAATATATCTTTATCAAATCTGCAACAGTCAACAGTTAATTTTCAACCTATAGAATCTAGTAATCTGTTGTCAAATAATACAGATTCACAATTTCCATCAGATGATGTATTGCTAGAATTAATCTCGATTTCCAGAGAATCTCGTCAGCCTAATCCTGAAGATGGGGCAACTAGCAATAATAAGTTGAAAGAGTTATTAACATTCACCGCAGATGATGAATTATTGTTTACGGCTGAAACAACTGAATCAGAAAATCTGGCTATCTTAGAACCAGCGACAGAATCGGAAATCAGTTTTGATAATTCTTTCTTGTTAGAAGATCAATATGCTGGAGATACTGAACCAGCAAATCTGGCTATCTCAGAAACAGCGACAGAATCGGAAATCAGTTTTGATTCCTTCTTGTTAGAAGATCAAGATGCTGGAGATGCTGAACCAGAAAATCTGGCTATCTTAGAAACAGCGACAGAATCGGAAATCAGTTTTGATAATTCTTTCTTGTTAGAAGATCAATATGCTGGAGATACTGAACCAGAAAATCTGGCTATCTCAGAAACAGCGACAAAATCGGAAATCAGTTTTGATTCCTTCTTATCGGCAGCCGAAAATGCTAAGGATAAGGTAAATAAAGATGCCAATTCGACCGCAGAAATTATTCCCACAACCATAAAAATATCAAAAACAAAACCACCAGCACCAGAAAGTTTATCATTAAATAATATATTTGCAGAACTGGAAAAAAATACTCCACTGTCAATAAGTGAAATTGATGATTTATTTAGTACACCAGAAATAACAACTAATCTTGCTAATTCAGTAGATAATCTAGATAACTTCTGGGATGATCTAAACACAACTAACTCAGAAAGCACTGCTTCAGGTAATCAAGATGTAGCTAAAGAATTAGAGGAAAGTCTATTTAGTGCGTCAGTTGAAAATGTGGCAAAAAATCAACAATCAACTAGAAGTAATAGTTTAAACAAAAAAGAGTTTGATCTAATTTTTCAAGAGCAAGAACAATCTTTCGATCTATTTTTTACATCAGATACCGATAGCGGGGCGCAAGCCACAGATAATCTATTTGATGATGTTATTGCCACAAACTCTAGTTTTAGCAATGTTCCCATAGTTGAATCTAGGGAATTATTTTTGCCAGAAATTAATAATTTTTCCCAATCTCCAGAAGAACTTAATTCAATACCAGAATTTACTTATCAATCTCCAGAAAAAACGGCAAATATCCCACTAGTTGAGATTCTTGAAGATAGCAATGATGACAATTTAATCTTGTTGGCAGCAGAAATAACAAGTTCTTCAAGTGATGTTTCTGAAGACTTGATTACAAACACTGATAGGAATGATTTAGCAATATTTGCTGAAGCAGAATCTAACTTAGATTTTACTGTACACTTTGCTGAGTTTAACTTAGAACTAGAATCAGATTCGACAACAGAACTAGCCGCAGATGTTTTTGTAGTGGGTGAAACTTCTACAGAATTAGAGTGGGAAAATCTGGTAGAGGAATCTTCACTGGATGAGTTTGCAGGAATAGAAGCACTTTTAAATGAACCTACCAAAGAAAATCTGGTAGAGGAATCTTCACTGGATGAGTTTGCAGGAATAGAGGCACTTTTAAATGAACCTGCCAAAGAAAATCTGGTAGAGGAATCTTCACTGGATGAGTTTGCAGGAATAGAAGCATTTTTAGCCGCAGCATCAGGAGAAATTACTAATCAGGAATCTATTGAAGATGAAGATTTTGCAGCATTAGAAGCGTTGCTGGGTGAGAATGAAGACAACAAATTAGAGATAATTTCACCGCCACCGGCAATTATTCAACCTGCGGTAATTAAATCTCAAAATAGTTTTTCAGACTTGGGACTAGAAGATGAATTTAGTGAATTAGAGGATTTGTTAGAACAGGCTGATAAAACAATATCTAGCTCTTCAGCAACATCACAGAAAACTTCTAACAGTAAAATCCCCCGTCCCATGACTCGACGGACGATAAAAGAAGAAAGTATGAAGATTCCAGTTAAACAACTGGATGATATGAGTAACTTAGTTGGGGAGTTGGTGGTAAATCGTAATACATTAGAGCAGGATCATGAACGTCTGCGACAGTCACTAGATAGCCTCTTGGTTCAGGTACAACACCTCTCAGATGTGGGAGTAAGGATGCAGCAATATTACGAGCGATCGCTCTTGGAAGCCTCTCTCCTATCCAGTCGCCGCTCTAGAGAATCTGATAACTCATCTGGTCATTCCCATAATCGTGGGTTTAGCGAAATCGAAATGGATCGGTTTACGCCTTTTCATAGCCTGGCGCAAGAAATGATTGAGTTCATCGTGCGAGTCCGGGAGTCAGCCAGTGATATTGACTTTGTTACCGAAGAAACAGAACAGGTAGCGCGACAGTTACGCCAAGCAACTAGTCAGCTACAAGAAGGATTGACAAAAGCCCGAATGGTGCCATTTAACCAAGCGATTGATCGTTTGCGGCGAGGAGTGCGGGATAATGCCATTAGATATGGCAAACAAGTAGAGTTAGTCACAGAAGGTGTTGATACCTTAGTTGACAAAATGATTTTAGACCATCTTACAGATCCTTTGACTCACATGGTCAATAATGCGATCGCCCACGGAATCGAAACTCCAGAAGTGCGTCAAGCAGGGGGTAAATCACCTGTAGGTATTATTAGCATTCGCGCCTTACAACAAGGAAACCAAACGATTATTTCCGTCAGTGACGACGGCGCAGGTATTGATCATCAAAAAGTTAAAAATAAGGCAGTTAAAAAAGGTATCCTCACCCCCGAACAGGCAAAAACCATATCTCGGATTGAAACCTATGAACTTTTATTCCTCCCTAACTTCAGCACCGCTGATGAAGTAGACGATATCAAAGGTAGAGGTGTGGGCATGAACGTTGTCCACAACGATATTAGCGAAATTCGCGGTACAGTTGGTACTGACTCCAAACTAGGTCAAGGAACTACCTTTACTATCCGTCTGCCACTAACTCTGAGTATTTGTAAAGCCCTATTCTGCATCTGTGATAGAACCAGAATCGCTTTTCCAATGGATGGTGTAGAGGATACCCTAAATATCTCCGCCAAAAACATTCAGCAAGATGCTGATGGAGAATCATTTATTGTCTGGAGAGAGACTATCCTTCCCTTCAAACCGTTAAAAGAAATATTAGTTTTTAATCGTCAGCTTAGTCGTGGAAACGTCTATGGTACTAAGACAGAGGATGACATGATTTCTGTAATCATTGTTCGCTCAGGTAATACAATGATTGCCTTACAAATTGATCAAGTCCTGAGTGAACAAGAAATTGTAATTAAGCAATTTGAGGGGCCAGCACCTAAACCTAGTGGTGTAGCTGGTGCTACAGTTCTTGGTGACGGCATGATTATGCCCATTGCTGACGTGCTAGAAATCATTGATATCTTTCAAGGTAAGATGTCTAAACATATTGGTGGCAATTGGCAGCACCCAGGATTACCATCAATTAAGGTTGTTCCCGCTGAAAAAATAGAAACAACAGTATTAATTGTTGATGACTCAATCACAGTTAGAGAACTTCTATCTCTTACCTTTACCAAAGCTGGTTATCGTGTAGAACAAGCCCGCGATGGCCAAGAAGCTTGGGATAAACTTCGTTCTGGTTTACCTTGCGATATCGTTTTCTGTGATATTGAAATGCCCCGTTGTGATGGACTAGAATTTCTCTCACGGATTCAGAAAGATGGTTCTTTCGGCCATTTACCTATTGCGATGCTCACCTCTCGTGGTGCTGACAAACATAGACAAATGGCATTACAACTGGGAGCTAGTGGCTACTTTACGAAACCTTATTTAGAAGAAGCGCTTTTAGAAGCAGCTTCTCGAATGCTCAAAGGAGAAAATCTTGTAGCTACTACTTAA
- a CDS encoding HAMP domain-containing protein, whose amino-acid sequence METRIDDSEVLRKNQELTYDQARIAYEQQDYELAAVVINQLMQNSPDDPNAHLLKGHIYYMLQQYDVAKDGYKSVLHLTDDQEIINLVHHCLATIQQYTQPFGDYEPPSNSLVTTEESLDVGMIAKHSAEIGNLNGSINSCEEYEPVLDPLEHNPFADHPDGTEFDSNSWDGAMTDDPFGLSTEYLSADPISDQLELPPFWQEEISVGDNYADSNNNLGNGSSVISDDAQSYSPFAETKLSVDDDPENQPKLFLVGEDIDDLMDEHFADLNTSLKDPYLEIDEQAVNNNIRNNWQDSRENDLSRSGQDSLVNEISGEIAPVSGGQLNQHQPVSGSFTNNSSSPQRELNSNSSSAKSNFDDDSFDLDAFESAFGAENEADFGTETFVSIKNTSNISSGDSNKNNIEFLNDFDEFDDLGDIPGFELTEDGSFDDGGMLSESLDSRGSSLNQFVDDSFDDSSAALRYQKGDSYQDISRRDEELFTITGTQESVPVFTQLDVAKTEPIVALEQGILAPFENAPLDQKQWWIAGTVGLVSVVGVALVSALAIAISPAQQRESVRNTGLLMALVAGATGATTAGFMGNLTLKQIRRTTKDLQSQFDSVRQGNLNVEATVYSQDELGYLATGFNDMARVVFTTTNEAQRKAIEMEEAKENLQRQVIRLLDDVEGAARGDLTVQAEVTADVLGAVADAFNLTIQNLRDIVQQVKVAARDVTKGSTNSETFARALSGDALRQAEELAVTLNSVQVMTDSIQRVAEAAKEAETVAREASKIAQKGGEAVENTVAGILEIRETVAETTRKVKRLAESSQEINSIVAIVSQIASRTNLLALNASIEAARAGEAGRGFAIVADEVRQLADRSAKSLKEIEQIVMQIQSETSSVMTAMEEGTQQVIHQTKLAEEAKRSLDNIIQVADHIDILVRSITSDTVEQTETSRAVAQVMQSVELTAQETSQEAQRVSGALQHLVGVSRDLIASVERFRVETIESR is encoded by the coding sequence ATGGAAACACGTATAGATGATAGCGAAGTGCTTCGCAAGAATCAAGAGCTAACTTATGATCAGGCAAGAATAGCTTATGAACAGCAAGACTATGAATTAGCTGCGGTTGTAATTAATCAGTTGATGCAAAATTCACCAGATGACCCTAATGCACACTTATTGAAGGGACACATCTATTATATGCTACAACAATATGATGTAGCAAAGGATGGATACAAAAGCGTATTGCATCTAACAGACGATCAAGAAATTATTAATCTTGTTCATCATTGTCTTGCAACTATACAACAGTATACACAGCCTTTTGGTGATTATGAACCTCCATCTAATAGTTTGGTAACAACTGAAGAATCTTTGGATGTAGGGATGATAGCGAAGCACTCCGCAGAAATCGGGAATTTGAATGGCAGTATCAACTCCTGTGAAGAATACGAACCAGTCCTAGATCCTCTAGAACATAATCCGTTTGCAGATCATCCAGATGGTACGGAATTTGACAGCAATTCATGGGATGGTGCGATGACTGATGATCCCTTTGGTCTATCTACTGAATATCTCTCAGCTGATCCGATATCAGATCAATTAGAGTTACCACCTTTTTGGCAAGAAGAAATTTCTGTCGGTGATAATTATGCTGATAGTAATAACAATTTAGGTAATGGAAGTTCAGTAATAAGTGATGATGCCCAAAGCTATTCACCTTTTGCAGAAACAAAATTATCGGTTGATGATGACCCTGAAAATCAACCTAAGCTATTTCTAGTAGGGGAAGATATAGACGACTTGATGGATGAGCATTTTGCAGACTTAAACACCAGTCTAAAAGATCCATATTTAGAGATTGATGAACAGGCAGTCAACAATAATATCAGAAATAATTGGCAAGATAGCCGAGAAAATGATTTGTCTAGGAGTGGACAAGATAGTTTAGTGAATGAGATTTCTGGGGAAATAGCACCTGTGTCAGGGGGCCAACTGAATCAGCATCAACCAGTATCAGGATCATTTACCAATAATTCTTCGTCACCACAACGGGAGCTTAATTCTAACTCTTCATCAGCAAAAAGTAATTTTGATGATGATAGTTTTGATTTGGATGCGTTTGAATCTGCTTTTGGGGCAGAAAATGAAGCAGATTTTGGTACTGAAACTTTTGTTTCCATTAAAAATACCAGTAATATTTCCAGCGGAGACAGTAATAAGAATAATATAGAGTTTTTAAACGACTTTGATGAATTCGATGATCTCGGTGATATACCAGGATTTGAACTCACTGAAGATGGCAGTTTTGATGATGGAGGAATGCTATCAGAATCTTTAGATAGTCGAGGAAGTTCTCTAAATCAATTTGTTGATGACTCCTTCGATGATTCCTCCGCAGCACTTCGCTATCAAAAAGGTGATTCATATCAAGATATTAGCCGTCGTGACGAAGAACTATTCACAATTACAGGCACTCAAGAATCAGTTCCTGTCTTTACTCAATTAGACGTTGCTAAGACAGAACCAATTGTAGCCTTAGAACAAGGAATATTGGCACCATTTGAAAATGCCCCCTTAGACCAGAAACAATGGTGGATAGCTGGAACTGTAGGTTTGGTATCAGTGGTAGGTGTAGCTCTTGTTAGTGCATTGGCAATTGCAATTTCACCAGCCCAACAACGGGAATCAGTGAGAAATACAGGGTTGTTAATGGCCTTAGTTGCCGGAGCTACAGGTGCAACCACTGCTGGGTTTATGGGTAATCTCACTCTCAAACAAATTCGTCGTACCACTAAGGATCTCCAAAGTCAGTTTGATTCTGTTCGTCAAGGCAATTTGAATGTGGAAGCGACAGTCTATTCACAAGATGAATTAGGCTACTTAGCCACTGGCTTTAATGATATGGCTAGGGTAGTTTTCACAACTACCAATGAAGCCCAACGGAAAGCCATTGAGATGGAAGAAGCTAAAGAAAATCTGCAACGTCAGGTAATTCGCCTTCTTGATGACGTAGAAGGAGCAGCTAGAGGAGATTTGACAGTTCAAGCGGAAGTTACAGCGGACGTACTTGGAGCGGTAGCTGATGCCTTTAACCTGACAATTCAAAATCTCCGAGATATTGTCCAACAGGTAAAAGTCGCAGCCCGGGACGTAACCAAAGGTTCAACTAATTCAGAAACCTTTGCGAGAGCCTTGTCTGGGGATGCTTTACGACAAGCCGAAGAGTTAGCTGTCACCTTGAATTCTGTCCAGGTAATGACTGATTCCATCCAACGGGTAGCAGAAGCAGCCAAGGAAGCGGAAACTGTAGCCCGTGAGGCTAGTAAAATTGCTCAAAAAGGAGGAGAAGCGGTAGAAAATACGGTAGCGGGGATTTTAGAAATTCGAGAAACAGTGGCGGAAACTACCCGAAAAGTGAAACGATTGGCAGAATCTTCCCAAGAAATTAACTCTATCGTTGCCATAGTTTCGCAAATTGCCTCCCGTACCAATTTATTAGCTCTTAATGCCAGTATTGAAGCGGCAAGAGCAGGAGAAGCAGGTCGAGGATTCGCTATTGTGGCTGATGAAGTGCGACAGTTGGCAGATCGATCTGCTAAGTCCTTGAAAGAAATTGAGCAAATCGTGATGCAAATTCAAAGCGAAACTAGCTCAGTGATGACAGCAATGGAAGAAGGTACACAACAGGTAATTCATCAAACTAAATTAGCTGAAGAAGCCAAGCGATCGCTAGATAATATTATCCAAGTAGCAGATCACATTGATATTTTGGTACGATCAATCACTAGTGATACCGTAGAACAAACGGAAACTTCTCGCGCTGTCGCACAAGTAATGCAATCTGTGGAACTAACAGCACAAGAAACCTCTCAAGAAGCACAGCGGGTTTCTGGAGCCTTGCAACATTTAGTGGGAGTATCCCGCGACTTGATTGCCTCCGTGGAACGTTTCCGAGTGGAAACTATCGAATCAAGGTAA